One Ethanoligenens harbinense YUAN-3 genomic window carries:
- a CDS encoding ABC transporter ATP-binding protein, with amino-acid sequence MPSVLQTNGLTKTYHGFSALHDVSITLETGRIYGLIGQNGAGKSTLMRMVAGLGFPTAGSITLFGHGGEKALQEERKRIGSMIEHPSLIADMTAKENLRFHRLIRGVPNAETEDKQLELVGLTDTGRKKARDFSLGMKQRLGIACALLSNPELLILDEPINGLDPLGVVEIRNLVIKLCKERQMTILISSHNLPELYQTATDYIIIHKGEIKQTLTLAELDERCRHHLCIQCDQPEKLAVVLEERLHTHSYQVLPDKTVKLFDYLDKKEQVANVLFDNGIVVTGLSKEGETLEDYFVSLIGGEKHA; translated from the coding sequence ATGCCAAGTGTATTGCAAACAAACGGATTGACAAAAACCTATCACGGCTTTTCGGCGCTGCATGACGTTTCCATTACATTGGAAACCGGCAGAATCTATGGACTGATCGGCCAGAACGGCGCGGGAAAATCCACCTTGATGCGGATGGTCGCCGGGCTTGGGTTCCCTACGGCAGGCAGCATCACCCTATTTGGCCACGGTGGGGAAAAAGCATTACAGGAAGAACGGAAACGGATCGGCAGCATGATCGAACACCCCAGCCTGATCGCCGATATGACCGCCAAGGAAAACCTGCGCTTCCACCGGCTGATACGCGGTGTCCCCAACGCGGAAACTGAAGACAAACAACTGGAACTGGTCGGGCTGACGGACACGGGCCGCAAAAAAGCACGGGATTTTTCGCTGGGCATGAAGCAGCGGCTGGGCATCGCGTGCGCGCTGTTGAGCAATCCCGAGCTTCTGATTCTGGATGAGCCGATCAACGGGCTGGACCCGCTCGGTGTGGTCGAGATCCGCAACCTGGTCATCAAGCTCTGTAAAGAACGGCAGATGACCATCCTCATTTCCAGCCACAACCTGCCGGAGCTCTACCAGACGGCGACCGATTACATCATCATCCACAAAGGCGAGATCAAACAAACGCTCACCTTGGCGGAGCTCGACGAGCGCTGCCGGCACCATCTGTGCATCCAGTGCGATCAACCGGAGAAGCTGGCGGTCGTTCTGGAAGAACGGCTGCATACGCACAGCTATCAGGTGCTGCCAGACAAAACCGTCAAACTCTTCGATTATCTGGATAAAAAGGAACAAGTGGCGAACGTGCTTTTTGACAACGGCATCGTTGTCACCGGTCTTTCCAAAGAAGGGGAAACCCTCGAGGACTATTTTGTTTCTCTGATCGGGGGTGAGAAGCATGCTTAA
- a CDS encoding sensor histidine kinase: protein MIGVLCILLAGAGIYIALLQWQLRHINRQLQKRLSEHTRQMVSLELFDRRLNALAANINNCLQAEETLRLQGAREEKQFREMIANLSHDLRTPLTAVKGYQQLLSKSGLTPQQQEKVRVAQKHAEQLGQLIEHFFEYACLLYTEVRPQPERINLGNLAAECLADSVSVFEENGLAVQFDTEPAVFALADREMVVRILQNLIRNCAQHAGGVVEVHIRQDRCAMLSFRNRIKEGAEPDAARLFERFYTADPARARSGGLGLAIVKLLAERNGGQAGTSIRNGALEIEVTLPNANT, encoded by the coding sequence GTGATCGGCGTACTCTGCATATTGCTTGCCGGCGCGGGCATCTATATCGCCTTATTGCAATGGCAACTGCGCCATATCAACCGTCAACTACAGAAGCGCCTTTCCGAACACACGCGGCAGATGGTCAGTCTGGAACTGTTTGACCGAAGATTGAACGCGTTGGCGGCCAACATCAACAACTGCCTGCAGGCGGAGGAAACCCTTCGCCTGCAGGGTGCGCGCGAGGAAAAACAATTTCGAGAAATGATTGCCAACCTGTCGCACGACCTGCGCACGCCGCTGACCGCTGTCAAGGGGTACCAGCAATTACTTTCCAAAAGTGGCCTTACTCCCCAGCAACAGGAAAAGGTCCGGGTGGCACAAAAGCATGCCGAACAGTTGGGACAGCTCATTGAACATTTTTTTGAATATGCCTGCCTGCTGTACACCGAGGTGAGGCCGCAACCGGAGCGCATCAATCTTGGAAACCTTGCGGCAGAATGTCTGGCCGATTCGGTATCCGTTTTCGAGGAAAATGGATTGGCGGTGCAGTTTGACACAGAGCCTGCCGTATTCGCTCTGGCAGACCGTGAAATGGTGGTGCGCATCCTGCAAAATCTGATACGCAACTGTGCACAGCATGCCGGAGGAGTCGTCGAGGTACATATCCGGCAGGACCGCTGTGCGATGCTTTCCTTTCGCAACCGCATCAAGGAAGGGGCCGAACCGGATGCAGCGCGGCTGTTTGAGCGCTTTTACACGGCAGACCCGGCCAGGGCCCGGAGCGGCGGACTTGGGTTGGCAATCGTCAAATTACTGGCAGAGCGCAACGGCGGGCAGGCGGGTACGTCCATCCGGAACGGAGCCTTGGAAATCGAAGTGACGTTGCCGAATGCAAACACCTGA
- a CDS encoding P-II family nitrogen regulator, translated as MKKVEAIIRPEKLDDVKAALNALDIKGVTVTQVSGAGNQKGQKNYYRGAVVELALLPKVKIEIVAEDDRVSAITGAVAKAAKTGAIGDGKIFVTNVEEVIRIRTGDTGDGAI; from the coding sequence ATGAAAAAAGTCGAAGCGATTATAAGGCCGGAAAAATTGGATGATGTCAAGGCGGCGCTGAACGCATTGGACATCAAAGGGGTAACGGTCACGCAGGTGTCCGGAGCCGGCAACCAGAAAGGTCAGAAAAATTATTACCGCGGTGCAGTGGTGGAACTGGCCCTTCTGCCCAAAGTGAAAATCGAGATCGTTGCGGAAGATGACCGCGTTTCTGCGATTACCGGCGCTGTCGCGAAAGCGGCCAAAACCGGCGCGATTGGCGACGGTAAGATTTTCGTCACCAATGTGGAAGAAGTTATCCGTATCCGGACCGGTGACACCGGAGATGGCGCGATCTAA
- a CDS encoding DUF1646 family protein: MLLVLIILFILIAVLPLFVKQVEQNVEIFLLIMGIAAAAVSGMLTPAHLLLVFQDQFLYIITAAVFLVSLIFRVLEAHVKAFVNTLLDHLSLKLIVFLLVVCLGLISSIITAIIAALLLVEIVSILPLDNKSKVRVSVVSCFSIGLGAVLTPIGEPLATIVTSKLHQHFLYMFQLLGGYSIVGVVLLGLLSMVFVDENWRAKFSENDEVMVIPEKEDMRTIGIRTGKIFMFVVALELLGMGFKPVIDTYIIHWSNDLLYAANMVSAILDNATLAAAEIDPVMGTVQIKAILISLLVSGGMLVTGNIPNIVTAAKLKISMKQWAWVGLPIGAVLLVGYYLVLFVVHI, from the coding sequence ATGCTACTTGTTCTGATTATTCTTTTTATTTTGATTGCAGTTCTGCCGCTGTTTGTCAAGCAAGTCGAACAAAACGTGGAGATATTCCTGTTGATCATGGGGATTGCGGCGGCTGCCGTATCGGGTATGCTGACGCCGGCGCATTTGCTGCTTGTGTTCCAGGATCAGTTCCTTTATATCATAACGGCCGCTGTGTTTTTGGTCAGCTTGATCTTCCGTGTTTTGGAGGCCCATGTAAAGGCGTTCGTAAATACCTTGCTGGATCATCTTTCGCTCAAGCTGATCGTTTTTCTTCTGGTGGTCTGTCTGGGGTTGATCTCCAGCATCATCACGGCGATTATTGCCGCGCTTTTGCTGGTTGAGATCGTGTCCATTCTTCCGCTCGACAACAAAAGCAAAGTCCGGGTAAGCGTCGTGTCCTGTTTCTCCATTGGCCTTGGCGCGGTCCTTACTCCCATCGGTGAACCTCTGGCCACGATTGTCACGTCAAAGCTGCACCAGCACTTTTTATACATGTTTCAACTGCTGGGTGGGTATTCTATCGTGGGCGTTGTGCTGCTGGGGCTGCTGAGCATGGTTTTTGTCGATGAAAATTGGAGAGCGAAGTTCAGCGAAAACGATGAAGTGATGGTTATCCCCGAAAAAGAGGATATGCGGACGATCGGCATTCGGACCGGCAAGATTTTTATGTTTGTCGTTGCATTGGAACTGCTGGGGATGGGCTTCAAGCCGGTCATAGATACGTATATCATCCACTGGAGCAATGATTTGTTGTATGCCGCAAACATGGTTTCCGCTATTTTGGACAATGCGACATTGGCCGCCGCGGAAATTGATCCTGTGATGGGCACCGTTCAGATCAAAGCAATTCTGATTAGCCTGTTGGTGAGCGGTGGCATGTTGGTTACCGGGAACATTCCCAATATCGTGACGGCAGCCAAACTCAAAATCAGCATGAAACAGTGGGCTTGGGTTGGTCTTCCCATCGGTGCGGTACTTTTAGTGGGGTATTATTTGGTACTTTTCGTAGTTCATATTTGA